One genomic region from Anopheles bellator chromosome 2, idAnoBellAS_SP24_06.2, whole genome shotgun sequence encodes:
- the LOC131206901 gene encoding leucine-rich repeat-containing protein 20: MRPPTHFGNDITNTEANGDEQQNNQNNQNNNGGGNNNNGGGGNNTDFIVERLTQMGATMMFPKIAGRGIIRVVERCDDAKENSNLDLSECELIQVPDAVYHLMRHTELKSCDLSGNVITKISPKFAVKFSLITDLNLSHNQMSKLPDELADLQSLTTLDISHNSFITLPTVVFKMPNLRELRANNNAIIDIDRDEIIASDSLELVDLRHNPLTPMCHDLLKHAHVSFRIELSEREKEEWEDLII, encoded by the exons ATGAGGCCTCCGACACACTTCGGCAACGACATTACCAACACCGAGGCCAACGGTGACGAGCAGCAGAACAACCAGAACAACCAGAACAACAATGGAGGcggaaacaataacaacggcggtggtggaaacAACACGGACTTTATCGTCGAGCGGCTCACGCAAATGGGGGCCACGATGATGTTCCCGAAGATTGCGGGCCGCGGCATTATCCGGGTCGTCGAGCGCTGTGACGACGCAAAGGAGAACAGTAATCTGG ACCTCTCCGAATGCGAGCTAATACAGGTACCGGACGCAGTTTACCATCTGATGAGACACACCGAACTGAAATCATGTGATCTGAGCGGAAATGTGATAACGAAAATTTCACCAAAATTCGCCGTAAAGTTCAGCCTTATCACAG ACCTCAATCTGTCCCACAATCAGATGTCGAAACTGCCCGACGAGCTGGCCGACCTGCAGTCGCTGACGACGCTGGACATTTCCCACAACTCGTTCATCACCCTGCCCACGGTAGTGTTCAAAATGCCAAACCTTCGTGAGCTGCGGGCCAACAATAATGCCATCATCGACATCGATCGCGATGAGATCATTGCTTCCGACTCGCTCGAGCTGGTCGATCTCCGGCACAATCCCCTCACGCCAATGTGTCACGATCTGCTGAAACACGCGCACGTCTCGTTCCGGATCGAACTGTCCGAGCGGGAGAAGGAAGAGTGGGAAGATCTGATCATTTGA
- the LOC131212759 gene encoding PDZ domain-containing protein 8, which translates to MDLLNLLLFCLMSCVIGAVLMLLIQYYAFVRYFRLPELDQEQENQRKSAFSERYILPDTLMENIKAPDQESKSTIMAINLILQFLYFELRQSNRVRKWFHRKLSLELDELISKTTTGKLFDKLKIRDLDLGSQFPEIKNFRLHAVDLHPDEGHIESLDVLLDLHYEGNFRLTIDADMVLGKKGSLALRVKQVSGMARLQFTRKPYTHWSLSFINDPKVELDVQSHFQGRQMQSNITSLISNQIRKAIRRKHTLPNYKLRYKPFFHRVEEDYELNEIVPNGSLEVSIAEISRLNAPVRTLTHVYCTLTLAHMPWVVARQQQQEQDLAQMIVSLDIEIYKAKNQQIGIMFKQNDQTVLIEAVIPNTPASKAELRRGDVLLSIQGKRVTNINHVAKIIKALNRPMFILRIERIVAGQIKNDALLDDNDGDFEEIDMNLNISFSKHIEAVQIGSAGCTLRERKLVRRNSKDNSGGESSHSNTPGTTPVKKPSITTVGAGVDQLLPRGSFSDQTLAGSAGGGGTGSGSKKSHVDFYPQHSSIDAEFNSFIRLDDPCTFQLLERYSYLNLSVYGKSSDENRLLGYLNIPINSILLECNESHLGHHLKKYPLLPPEAIDVSNHALSMQSGFDQNYCYGDVLLSFVWNGSAINSATATPSKALTSDEKKHKLITISRGSADKLDEDRTDSVPDGKVAAAVVQQIPLQLAASPHQQQQHDFIRTHFHRSTQCGYCGKKIWLKDAVQCRDCAMCCHKKCINKCQSSTVCTANEFNPQMTTGTESTRPSSSSSSSSVLPTGATATTPSSSGSLQPEFKLTEADSPTIEIEDFVDVAEEQQQQMIPKSKLEAHRQSFSDLLVQGLKRVNSANNLSIPSMAGLNPSSKSLPPTPQHTPRKQSLATVNANPFVLVTQRLESLPEDVNELSAEQIVELTAPLLEYGPSDALMALAKSSSKSMYADCEPEVRTAKINKLLSKLHTALDYETINQAASVSAPKESNGGPGNVTVGTAAGSASGKELADGRAKAAPQQQHDGTRVAFLAGQSDERVQALSIIMLHLCSGLQCVQGNVGQ; encoded by the exons ACACTGATGGAGAACATTAAGGCACCGGATCAGGAGAGCAAATCAACGATTATGGCCATCAATCTTATCCTGCAGTTCCTGTACTTTGAGCTGCGGCAATCGAACCGTGTGCGGAAGTGGTTCCACCGCAAGCTATCGCTCGAGCTGGACGAACTGATCAGCAAAACCACAACGGGCAAGCTTTTCGACAAGCTGAAG ATTCGTGATCTCGATTTGGGCAGCCAATTTCCGGAGATAAAGAACTTTCGCCTTCACGCCGTGGATTTGCATCCGGACGAGGGTCACATCGAGAGCCTAGATGTGCTACTCGATCTACACTACGAGGGTAACTTTCGGCTGACGATCGATGCCGACATGGTGCTTGGAAAGAAGGGATCGTTGGCGTTGCGCGTCAAGCAAGTGTCCGGTATGGCGCGGCTACAGTTTACCCGCAAACCGTACACTCACTGGTCGCTCAGCTTCATCAACGATCCGAAGGTCGAGCTGGACGTGCAGTCACACTTCCAAGGCCGCCAGATGCAGTCCAACATCACCAGCCTAATCTCGAATCAGATACGCAAGGCTATCCGACGAAAGCATACACTACCGAACTACAAGTTAAG ATACAAACCTTTCTTCCACCGTGTGGAAGAGGACTACGAGCTGAACGAGATTGTTCCGAACGGTTCGCTCGAGGTGTCGATTGCGGAAATATCGCGCCTCAATGCTCCGGTTCGCACGCTGACACACGTGTACTGCACGCTTACGCTGGCCCACATGCCGTGGGTTGTtgcgcgccagcagcagcaggagcaggattTGGCCCAAATGATCGTATCGCTCGATATTGAAATATATAAAGCGAAAAACCAACAGATCGGTATCATGTTCAAGCAAAACGACCAAACAGTCCTGATCGAGGCGGTCATCCCCAACACGCCGGCATCGAAGGCCGAGCTGCGCCGTGGCGATGTGCTGCTCTCGATACAGGGCAAACGGGTGACGAACATCAATCACGTGGCGAAGATCATTAAAGCGTTGAACCGGCCTATGTTTATACTGCGCATCGAACGCATCGTCGCCGGCCAGATCAAGAACGACGCACTGCTGGACGACAACGATGGAGATTTCGAGGAGATCGATATGAATCTGAACATTAGCTTTTCGAAGCACATCGAAGCGGTGCAAATCGGTAGCGCGGGGTGTACGTTGCGCGAACGCAAGCTTGTACGGCGCAACTCCAAGGACAACAGTGGTGGCGAGTCAAGCCACTCGAACACGCCCGGTACGACGCCGGTGAAGAAACCTTCGATCACGACGGTAGGGGCTGGCGTGGATCAGCTTCTCCCGCGGGGAAGCTTCTCTGATCAAACGCTGGCCGGCagcgccggtggtggcggtactGGCAGCGGGTCGAAGAAGTCTCACGTGGACTTCTATCCGCAGCATTCCTCCATCGACGCCGAGTTTAATTCCTTCATACGGCTGGACGATCCGTGCACGTTTCAGCTGCTGGAACGTTACTCGTACCTCAATCTGAGTGTGTACGGGAAGAGTAGTGACGAGAACCGGTTGCTCGGCTATCTCAACATTCCCATCAACAGTATTCTGCTGGAGTGCAACGAATCGCACCTGGGACATCACCTGAAGAAGTATCCATTACTTCCGCCGGAAGCGATTGATGT CTCCAATCACGCCCTATCGATGCAGTCCGGATTCGATCAAAATTACTGTTATGGCGATGTGCTCCTCTCATTCGTTTGGAACGGCTCGGCGATAAACTCTGCAACCGCTACACCGAGCAAAGCGCTCACCTCGGACGAGAAGAAGCATAAGCTTATCACGATTAGCCGCGGGTCCGCCGATAAGCTCGACGAAGATCGGACGGACAGTGTGCCGGATGGTAAGGTCGCGGCTGCCGTAGTGCAACAGATTCCGCTGCAGTTGGCTGCGTCcccgcatcagcagcagcaacacgacTTTATTCGAACCCATTTTCACCGTTCGACTCAGTGCGGGTACTGTGGTAAGAAAATCTGGCTAAAGGACGCGGTGCAGTGTCGAGACTGTGCGATGTGTTgccacaaaaagtgcatcaacaAATGTCAAAGCTCGACGGTTTGCACCGCCAATGAGTTCAATCCGCAAATGACGACCGGAACGGAATCAACCCGCccatcatcttcgtcgtcgtcgtcttcggtgtTGCCGACGGGCGCGACAGCAACGACGCCGTCGTCCTCCGGTTCACTGCAGCCCGAATTTAAGCTCACCGAAGCCGACTCACCGACCATCGAAATCGAGGACTTTGTCGACGTGgccgaggagcagcagcagcagatgataCCGAAGTCGAAGCTCGAAGCGCACCGCCAAAGCTTCAGCGATCTGCTCGTGCAGGGCCTGAAGCGTGTCAATTCGGCCAACAATCTGTCGATTCCGTCGATGGCCGGCCTCAATCCGAGCAGCAAAAGCTTGCCACCGACCCCGCAGCACACACCGCGCAAGCAATCGCTCGCGACGGTGAACGCCAACCCGTTCGTGCTGGTTACGCAGCGCCTCGAAAGTCTACCGGAAGACGTGAACGAACTGAGCGCGGAACAGATCGTCGAGCTAACGGCACCGCTGCTCGAGTACGGACCGTCCGATGCGTTGATGGCGCTGgccaagagcagcagcaaaagcatGTACGCCGACTGCGAGCCGGAGGTGCGGACGGCCAAGATCAACAAACTG CTTTCCAAACTGCACACAGCACTGGACTACGAAACCATCAATCAGGCAGCGTCGGTCAGCGCGCCAAAAGAAAGTAATGGCGGGCCCGGCAATGTGACCGTCGGTACCGCGGCAGGCAGTGCTAGCGGGAAAG AACTGGCTGATGGTAGGGCAAAGGCAgcgccacagcaacagcacgacGGCACGAGGGTGGCCTTTCTCGCGGGCCAATCCGACGAACGCGTGCAGGCACTCAGCATCATCATGCTGCACCTATGCTCGGGTCTACAGTGTGTTCAGGGTAACGTAGGTCAATGA